A single region of the Zootoca vivipara chromosome 2, rZooViv1.1, whole genome shotgun sequence genome encodes:
- the WBP2 gene encoding WW domain-binding protein 2: MALNRNHSEGGGVIVNNSESILTTYDHIEITFHDMEHMPDAFKGTKKGSVFMTPYRVIFVSKGKDAMQSFMMPFYLMKECEIKQPVFGANYIKGEVKAEAGGGWEGSTTFKMAFSAGGAIEFGQRMLQVASQASRGEVPNGAYGYSYMPNGGYTFPPLAANGVYPSPAGYPYPPPPPELYPGPPMDEAMAYMQLPPPPYPGPMEPPVSGPDVPSTPAAEAKAAEAAASAYYNPGNPHNVYMPMDQPPPPPYFPPEDKKTQ, encoded by the exons CATCTTGACGACCTACGATCACATTGAAATAACATTCCATGATATGGAACACATGCCGGATGCATTCAAAGGGACCAAGAAAGGCAGTGTCTTCATGACCCCATATCGA GTTATCTTTGTGTCTAAAGGAAAAGATGCAATGCAGTCTTTCATGATGCCCTTTTATTTGATGAAAGAATGTGAGATTAAACAACCAGTTTTTGGAGCAAATTACATCAAGGGGGAAGTGAAAGCAGAGGCAGGAG GAGGTTGGGAAGGATCCACAACTTTCAAAATGGCGTTCTCCGCAGGAGGTGCCATTGAATTTGGACAGCGTATGCTGCAAGTAGCATCTCAAG CCTCAAGGGGTGAGGTCCCCAATGGAGCCTATGGTTACTCATACATGCCGAATGGGGGCTATACCTTCCCACCACTTGCTGCCAATGGGGTGTACCCTTCTCCCGCGGGGTATCCATATCCTCCACCACCTCCGG AATTGTATCCTGGTCCCCCAATGGATGAAGCCATGGCATACAtgcagcttcctccccctccctatcCAGGGCCCATGGAGCCGCCTGTCAGTGGTCCAGACGTTCCCTCGACTCCAGCAG CTGAAGCCAAGGCTGCAGAAGCTGCTGCAAGTGCTTATTACAACCCAGGCAACCCACACAATGTCTACATGCCAATG gaccagcctcctcctcctccttactttCCTCCAGAGGACAAGAAAACCCAGTAA